One part of the Halopenitus persicus genome encodes these proteins:
- a CDS encoding PRC-barrel domain-containing protein, producing the protein MADILAENLSGKAVMGSDGTELGDLYNITMDLKTGELRNLLVSPHEQLDPGRVGFAADDRGRLKIPVGNVQAVKDYIVVSR; encoded by the coding sequence ATGGCCGACATCCTCGCCGAGAACCTCTCGGGCAAGGCGGTAATGGGTTCGGACGGGACCGAACTCGGCGACCTGTACAACATCACGATGGACCTGAAGACGGGCGAGCTGCGGAACCTCCTCGTCTCGCCGCACGAGCAGCTCGACCCCGGACGGGTCGGGTTCGCCGCCGACGACCGCGGCCGGCTGAAGATCCCGGTCGGGAACGTGCAGGCAGTCAAGGACTACATCGTCGTTTCGCGGTAA
- the infB gene encoding translation initiation factor IF-2, translating to MTDDTHSDTLRTPIVAVLGHVDHGKTSLLDKIRGSAVSEGEAGAITQHIGATDIPLSTISTMAGELVQPEDFDLPGLLFIDTPGHHSFSTLRARGGALADIAVLVVDVNDGFQPQTEEAIDILRRTGTPFVVAANKIDTTPGWNPREGAPVQETYEAQSDRARSMLDENLYALIGELSDAGFSADLYWRVQDFQKNIGVVPVSALTGEGVPDLLTVLMGLSQRFMKEEMAIDVSGPGVGTVLEVKEERGFGATVDAVMYDGVIRTDDQVVIGGQDEPIVTDIRALLQPQPLAEIRTEKQFEKVDSVAAAAGVKIAAPDLEDAMAGAPVRVVRDRDLDDVVAEVTAELEEIDVDTADDGVVIKADTLGSLEAMASALEEAEIPIMRAEVGDIAPRDVAIAETANQDEHKAILGFNVDVLPNARDELEVADVKLFTDEVIYQLIEEYDTFVEERKRAQQETVLDKIVRPARFRLLPDHTFRQNDPAVVGVEVLAGTLQNNRHVVAFENGEPDRRGQLSGIQKQGEDVEEARAGERVSVAIDGPTVGRQIEEGDVLWTEIPEKHAKILEQELADDITADELEALHGYLDKRRSRDPFWGK from the coding sequence ATGACCGACGACACACACTCCGACACCCTTCGAACGCCGATCGTCGCCGTGCTCGGTCACGTCGACCACGGCAAGACTAGCCTGCTCGATAAGATACGCGGATCGGCCGTCAGCGAGGGAGAGGCGGGTGCGATCACCCAGCACATCGGGGCGACCGACATCCCGCTGTCGACGATCTCCACGATGGCCGGCGAGCTCGTTCAGCCGGAGGACTTCGACCTCCCCGGGCTGCTGTTCATCGACACGCCGGGCCACCACTCCTTTTCGACCCTCCGTGCGCGCGGCGGCGCGCTCGCGGACATCGCGGTGCTGGTCGTCGACGTGAACGACGGCTTCCAGCCGCAGACGGAGGAGGCGATCGACATCCTCCGACGGACCGGAACGCCGTTCGTCGTCGCCGCCAACAAGATCGACACCACGCCGGGATGGAACCCGCGGGAGGGAGCGCCGGTCCAAGAGACCTACGAGGCGCAGTCGGACCGTGCCCGGTCGATGCTCGACGAGAACCTCTACGCGCTCATCGGCGAACTCTCCGACGCCGGGTTCTCCGCGGACCTCTACTGGCGCGTCCAGGACTTCCAGAAGAACATCGGCGTCGTGCCCGTCTCCGCGCTGACCGGCGAGGGAGTGCCGGACCTACTGACCGTGCTGATGGGTCTGTCCCAGCGGTTTATGAAGGAGGAGATGGCGATCGACGTGTCGGGACCGGGCGTCGGGACGGTCCTCGAGGTGAAGGAGGAGCGGGGGTTCGGAGCAACGGTCGACGCCGTGATGTACGACGGCGTGATCCGAACGGACGACCAGGTCGTCATCGGCGGCCAGGACGAACCGATCGTCACCGACATCCGTGCGCTGTTGCAGCCGCAGCCGCTCGCGGAGATCCGGACCGAAAAACAGTTCGAAAAGGTCGATTCGGTCGCCGCCGCCGCGGGCGTGAAGATCGCCGCACCCGATCTCGAGGACGCGATGGCCGGAGCGCCGGTTCGGGTCGTTCGCGACCGCGACCTCGACGACGTTGTCGCGGAGGTGACTGCGGAACTCGAGGAGATCGACGTCGACACCGCCGATGACGGCGTCGTGATCAAGGCGGACACGCTCGGCTCGCTCGAGGCGATGGCGAGCGCGCTCGAGGAGGCGGAGATCCCGATCATGCGTGCCGAGGTCGGCGACATCGCGCCGCGGGACGTCGCGATCGCCGAGACCGCGAACCAGGACGAGCACAAGGCGATCCTCGGGTTCAACGTCGACGTGCTCCCGAACGCCAGGGACGAACTCGAGGTCGCCGACGTCAAGCTGTTCACCGACGAGGTCATCTACCAGCTCATCGAGGAGTACGACACCTTCGTCGAGGAGCGCAAGCGCGCCCAACAGGAGACCGTCCTCGATAAGATCGTCAGGCCGGCACGCTTCCGGCTGTTGCCCGACCACACCTTCCGCCAGAACGACCCCGCGGTCGTCGGCGTCGAGGTGCTCGCTGGAACGCTCCAGAACAACCGGCACGTGGTCGCCTTCGAGAACGGCGAGCCGGACCGCCGAGGTCAGCTCTCGGGGATCCAGAAACAGGGCGAGGACGTCGAGGAGGCTCGCGCCGGCGAGCGGGTCAGCGTCGCCATCGACGGCCCCACGGTCGGCCGCCAGATCGAGGAGGGCGACGTCCTCTGGACGGAGATCCCCGAAAAGCACGCGAAGATCCTCGAACAGGAGCTCGCCGACGACATCACGGCCGACGAGCTGGAGGCGCTCCACGGCTACCTCGACAAGCGCCGGAGCCGCGACCCCTTTTGGGGAAAATGA
- a CDS encoding DUF5811 family protein: MNGNNPYAGAPGVTPAGEPDRDAVELSAAQERELRTAVAGIVSRTESYLPDSYVVGSELSVGSNGPQATVAVNPPAGHPVSAGFAPDVEDLETGLADTDTEEVAKGLAASAALQVMDAVGEITPTAK; encoded by the coding sequence ATGAACGGCAACAACCCGTACGCGGGCGCACCGGGCGTCACCCCGGCCGGCGAACCGGACCGTGACGCAGTCGAGCTCTCCGCGGCTCAGGAACGCGAACTTCGAACCGCAGTCGCCGGGATCGTCTCGCGGACGGAGTCGTACCTTCCCGACAGTTACGTCGTTGGGTCCGAGCTGTCGGTCGGCAGCAACGGCCCGCAGGCGACCGTCGCGGTGAATCCGCCCGCCGGCCACCCCGTTTCCGCCGGCTTCGCCCCGGACGTCGAGGACCTCGAGACGGGGCTGGCCGACACCGACACGGAGGAGGTCGCGAAGGGACTCGCGGCCAGCGCGGCCCTTCAGGTCATGGACGCGGTCGGCGAGATCACGCCGACGGCGAAGTGA
- a CDS encoding pyruvoyl-dependent arginine decarboxylase gives MASIHVAAGVGVAPTAMAAYDAALADANLHNYNLVTVSSIVPADATVTSVDRAPDLGPAGNRLTVVQAKRHLGPAVDAGTTTDAGTTTDAGTTTEDDPDADRPSTIAAGLGWATGPGPGLFYEVTGTEPATVRDRIHEGLDAGATLRDWDLPDRETLVESATPSPDAHTCVVVVAAYGDSEPIV, from the coding sequence ATGGCATCGATCCACGTCGCCGCCGGCGTCGGCGTCGCCCCGACGGCGATGGCGGCCTACGACGCGGCACTCGCGGACGCGAATCTGCACAACTACAACCTCGTCACCGTCTCCTCGATCGTTCCCGCGGACGCCACCGTCACGAGCGTCGATCGCGCGCCAGACCTGGGTCCGGCCGGCAACCGGCTCACGGTCGTCCAGGCGAAACGACACCTCGGACCGGCGGTGGACGCCGGGACGACCACGGACGCCGGGACGACCACGGACGCCGGGACGACCACGGAGGACGACCCGGACGCGGACCGGCCGTCGACGATCGCCGCCGGGCTCGGGTGGGCGACCGGCCCCGGTCCGGGGCTGTTCTACGAGGTGACGGGCACGGAGCCGGCGACGGTTCGGGACCGGATCCACGAGGGGCTCGACGCGGGCGCGACCCTCCGTGACTGGGACCTTCCCGACCGCGAGACGCTCGTCGAGTCGGCGACGCCCTCCCCGGACGCCCACACGTGCGTCGTCGTGGTCGCGGCCTACGGCGACTCCGAGCCGATCGTGTGA